In Sphaeramia orbicularis chromosome 12, fSphaOr1.1, whole genome shotgun sequence, the following proteins share a genomic window:
- the tspan11 gene encoding tetraspanin-11 isoform X2 — MSAVYKDDQEDWMTVCLKYLLFVFNFLFWMGGAAVLGVGVWTLVEKSDYLSLLASSTFAVSAYILILAGGLVVVTGFLGCCAVIREQRSCLSMYFFCLLLIFLIELVAGVLAYVYYQRLSEELKQHLNQTMTENYAQPGKDAITFAVDRLQQDFKCCASNNSHDWLQSVYILSEQAEGRMVPDSCCKTITPYCGRRDHPSNIYKVEGGCITKLEQFLADHLLIIGAVGIGVACLQLAGAVLTACFIYLLYKEEEEDFGAL; from the exons ATGTCTGCGGTTTACAAAGATGACCAGGAGGACTGGATGACAGTGTGTCTGAAGTACCTGCTCTTTGTTTTCAACTTTCTCTTCTGG ATGGGTGGAGCAGCTGTTTTGGGTGTAGGAGTGTGGACACTGGTGGAGAAGAGTGACTACTTAAGTCTCCTGGCATCCAGCACTTTTGCAGTCTCAGCATACATCCTCATCCTGGCAGGTGGCCTGGTGGTGGTTACAGGCTTCTTAGGCTGTTGTGCAGTCATCCGGGAGCAGAGGAGCTGCCTGTCAATG TATTTCTTCTGTCTGCTGTTGATATTCTTGATTGAACTGGTGGCTGGAGTACTGGCCTATGTGTATTACCAGAGG CTGAGTGAGGAGTTGAAGCAGCATCTGAATCAGACTATGACAGAGAACTATGCTCAGCCAGGGAAGGATGCAATCACATTTGCTGTGGACAGACTACAACAGGAT ttcaaGTGTTGTGCCAGCAACAACTCTCATGACTGGTTGCAGAGTGTATACATTTTGTCAGAGCAGGCAGAAGGCAGAATGGTGCCCGACAGTTGCTGTAAGACCATCACCCCTTACTGTGGCCGAAGAGACCACCCCTCCAATATCTACAAGGTGGAG GGTGGTTGCATCACTAAGCTGGAACAGTTTCTGGCTGACCACCTGCTGATCATTGGTGCTGTAGGAATAGGAGTGGCCTGTCTGCAG CTGGCCGGGGCAGTCTTGACAGCCTGTTTTATCTATCTGCTCtataaagaagaggaagaggacttCGGTGCATTGTAA
- the tspan11 gene encoding tetraspanin-11 isoform X3 yields the protein MSAVYKDDQEDWMTVCLKYLLFVFNFLFWMGGAAVLGVGVWTLVEKSDYLSLLASSTFAVSAYILILAGGLVVVTGFLGCCAVIREQRSCLSMYFFCLLLIFLIELVAGVLAYVYYQRLSEELKQHLNQTMTENYAQPGKDAITFAVDRLQQDFKCCASNNSHDWLQSVYILSEQAEGRMVPDSCCKTITPYCGRRDHPSNIYKVEGGCITKLEQFLADHLLIIGAVGIGVACLQICGMVFTCCLYRRIKMDPY from the exons ATGTCTGCGGTTTACAAAGATGACCAGGAGGACTGGATGACAGTGTGTCTGAAGTACCTGCTCTTTGTTTTCAACTTTCTCTTCTGG ATGGGTGGAGCAGCTGTTTTGGGTGTAGGAGTGTGGACACTGGTGGAGAAGAGTGACTACTTAAGTCTCCTGGCATCCAGCACTTTTGCAGTCTCAGCATACATCCTCATCCTGGCAGGTGGCCTGGTGGTGGTTACAGGCTTCTTAGGCTGTTGTGCAGTCATCCGGGAGCAGAGGAGCTGCCTGTCAATG TATTTCTTCTGTCTGCTGTTGATATTCTTGATTGAACTGGTGGCTGGAGTACTGGCCTATGTGTATTACCAGAGG CTGAGTGAGGAGTTGAAGCAGCATCTGAATCAGACTATGACAGAGAACTATGCTCAGCCAGGGAAGGATGCAATCACATTTGCTGTGGACAGACTACAACAGGAT ttcaaGTGTTGTGCCAGCAACAACTCTCATGACTGGTTGCAGAGTGTATACATTTTGTCAGAGCAGGCAGAAGGCAGAATGGTGCCCGACAGTTGCTGTAAGACCATCACCCCTTACTGTGGCCGAAGAGACCACCCCTCCAATATCTACAAGGTGGAG GGTGGTTGCATCACTAAGCTGGAACAGTTTCTGGCTGACCACCTGCTGATCATTGGTGCTGTAGGAATAGGAGTGGCCTGTCTGCAG
- the tspan11 gene encoding tetraspanin-11 isoform X1: MSAVYKDDQEDWMTVCLKYLLFVFNFLFWMGGAAVLGVGVWTLVEKSDYLSLLASSTFAVSAYILILAGGLVVVTGFLGCCAVIREQRSCLSMYFFCLLLIFLIELVAGVLAYVYYQRLSEELKQHLNQTMTENYAQPGKDAITFAVDRLQQDFKCCASNNSHDWLQSVYILSEQAEGRMVPDSCCKTITPYCGRRDHPSNIYKVEGGCITKLEQFLADHLLIIGAVGIGVACLQKRKRTSVHCNKLKQLCGLITWRDKICGMVFTCCLYRRIKMDPY; the protein is encoded by the exons ATGTCTGCGGTTTACAAAGATGACCAGGAGGACTGGATGACAGTGTGTCTGAAGTACCTGCTCTTTGTTTTCAACTTTCTCTTCTGG ATGGGTGGAGCAGCTGTTTTGGGTGTAGGAGTGTGGACACTGGTGGAGAAGAGTGACTACTTAAGTCTCCTGGCATCCAGCACTTTTGCAGTCTCAGCATACATCCTCATCCTGGCAGGTGGCCTGGTGGTGGTTACAGGCTTCTTAGGCTGTTGTGCAGTCATCCGGGAGCAGAGGAGCTGCCTGTCAATG TATTTCTTCTGTCTGCTGTTGATATTCTTGATTGAACTGGTGGCTGGAGTACTGGCCTATGTGTATTACCAGAGG CTGAGTGAGGAGTTGAAGCAGCATCTGAATCAGACTATGACAGAGAACTATGCTCAGCCAGGGAAGGATGCAATCACATTTGCTGTGGACAGACTACAACAGGAT ttcaaGTGTTGTGCCAGCAACAACTCTCATGACTGGTTGCAGAGTGTATACATTTTGTCAGAGCAGGCAGAAGGCAGAATGGTGCCCGACAGTTGCTGTAAGACCATCACCCCTTACTGTGGCCGAAGAGACCACCCCTCCAATATCTACAAGGTGGAG GGTGGTTGCATCACTAAGCTGGAACAGTTTCTGGCTGACCACCTGCTGATCATTGGTGCTGTAGGAATAGGAGTGGCCTGTCTGCAG aagaggaagaggacttCGGTGCATTGTAATAAGCTAAAGCAACTTTGTGGTTTAATCACCTGGAGAGACAAG